ACAGAAAGCGAGGAAAATTGTCAATTGGGTTTACCGCAATATTAAGAAAAAACCGGTTTTGTCGGTTCCCAATGCATTGGAAGTTCTAAAAAACAAAGTCGGCGATTGCAACGAGCATTCCATACTGACTGTTGCCCTGCTGCGATCCGCCGGTATTCCGGCGCAAATGGAAGCTGGATTGGTTTATCTGCACGGCAGGTTTTACTGGCATGCGTGGAACGTTCTGTACCTGAGAGGACAATGGATCACCGCAGATGCCGTTTTCAATCAAATTCCGGCAGACGTTACCCATATCAGGCTTGTCCGCGGTGACAGCGTCGAACAGCTTAATTTAATGGGAGTGATGGGCAAAATCAAACTGGAGGTATTAGAGCAAACTAGATGATTAAATTACACGAACTAACCAAAGATTACGGTACTACCATAGCGGTAAACAAGCTCAGTTTAAATGTTGCCGCCGGAGAAATTTATGGCTTCATCGGACCCAACGGCGCCGGCAAAACAACAACTATCCGGCTGATGGGCGGCATTCTGGCACCGACATCCGGTAACATTATTATCGGCGGATTTGATATGGCTCAAAATCCCGTCGAGGCGAAACAGATGATCGGTTTTGTACCCGACAGGCCTTTTCTATATGAAAAGCTCACAGGAATGGAGTTTCTGCGATTTTCGGCTGACCTGTACAATGTCAGACACGACACATTTCCACAAAAAGCACAACAGCTTCTGCAGCAATTTGCTCTTGCGGATTGGGCTGACGAGTTGATTGAAGCTTATTCACACGGAATGAAGCAAAGGCTCATTATTGCTTCCGCTCTGTTACATGATCCCCGAATATTGATTATTGATGAGCCAATGGTCGGCCTTGATCCTGCCGCAGTGCGCATGGTTAAGGATATTTTAAAAGAACTGGCCGCCCATCAAACAACTATTTTTATTTCCACACACACTTTAAGTATTGCCGAGGATTTATGCCATCGCATCGGCTTAATTCACAAGGGTATGTTATTGGCACAAGGCACTCTTGATGAATTAAAGCATATTGCAAACTTAGGAGAAGCCAGGCTCGAAGAAGTTTTTTTAACCATAATTAAAGAAAATACTTTTATATGAATACTATTTTTTCGCTGTTAAGACCGCGCATACTCTCCGCAATCAACGGTTTGCGGACAAACAATGGAAAAAGCAATTGGCCTCGTTTTTTCATGTACGGTTCGCTTGGTATTATTTTTTGGACAGGCACTTTTATTATTTTCTATCGCGTATTGTTTTATTTTCAAAGTGTACAGGATTTCGGCGATATATTAGCGATGAAACTGATTTCGATGCTGATTATAACTTTTTTTACGCTTTTGCTCTTCAGTAACATCATAAATTGTCTTTCCCATCTCTACTTAAGTCAGGATTTACCGCTTTTGCATTCGTTGCCGGTTTCGTCGAAGAATATATTTTTTTCACGGTGGATCATCAGCACCTTTGACAGTTCCTGGATGATTGTTGCTTTTAGTTTTCCGGTATTTTTATCTTACGGATTGATTTACAAAGCGGGCATCATTTTTTATGTGATCTTTTTAGCCGCAATAATCTTCATGTGTCTTATTGCTTCGGCTCTCAGCAGCATTTTAGTTTTATTTGGAGCTAAAATATTACCTGCCGGACGCATCAGAACAATTCTTATTGTTCTTGGCGTTGCTATGACATTGTTTCTTATTCTTGTTTTGCGTTTAACACGGCCGGAGCAATTGGTAAATCCGGACAGTTTCGCTTCTGTTGTCCTTTATTTAAATTCCATGCAAACCCCTGACTCGCCTCTGTTGCCAACAACATGGATTACCGATACAATTAAATCCGCTCTTAATAGTGAAATAAAAAGCTGCCTTTTTAATATTGCACTTACCGGAACCTGCGCCTTTATGCTTATTTTCATCAACAACATTATCGCTCAGTTCGTATACTTTAATGGTTTTTCTAAATCGCAGACAACGCCAAAGCGACTTTTTGCGCCGGTTAAATACAAAGGTTATAACTGGGAAAGTTTACTGAATTTTCTTCCGCGAGAATCAAAAGCTTTTGCTGTCAAGGAAATCCGTACCTTTTTCAGGGATTCAGCACAATGGCCGCAATTATTTCTAATGGTCGCTTTAATTGCAATTTACATTTATAATTTTTCTGTTCTACCTTTGGATAATTTTCCAATAAAGGCCATTTATCTGCAAAATTTATTTTCCTTCTTGAATATAGGATTGGCAGCCTTCGTGCTTACGGCCATTGTTGCCCGTTTCGTTTTTCCAGCAGTGAGTATGGAGGGCGAAGCATTCTGGATTGTTCAAGCGGCACCGGTATCGATAAAAAGATTTCTCTGGATCAAGTTTTTTCTGTATTACATACCGCTGATAATCTTAGCAGAGGTTCTGGTTGTTGTTTCCAATTTATTACTGCGAGTTTCTCCTTTTATGATGTTTCTATCAACCATAACAATATTCTGCCTCGTTCCTGCTGTAGTGGGCATGGCCGTCGGCCTGGGCGCTGTCTATGCCGATTTTAAATCGGAAAATCCGGCACAGACGGTAACAAGTTTCGGCGGACTCCTTTTTATGATTCTTTGTTTTTGTTTAATTGCTTCTGTTTTAATCCTGGAAGCCGGTCCCGTGTATTACATATTTATGGCTGATATACGCGCTCAGAATATTTCTTTACTGCAATTATTATGGTCTGTTATTTCTTTTGGTTTTGCTTCTTTTCTTTGTCTGCTTGCTTTCTTTTACCCCATTTATCTTGGTGAAAAAAAACTCCGCATTAGATAAACACTTCCCATTTCAATATTCAAATAATTTCCTGCTACGTTCGGCGGTAGCTTGAACTTTAAAGATTAAAAATTGTCTTGATTTTACTTGCCAAACAAGTTAGAAAAATACTTATTAAAATTATACTTTTATGTTCCTGATACAACTGGTTGAGATAGGGGAATTTTTTCATTAATGCAATTAACAGGCAATCATTTATTAAATAATAACGATGCTCACGATGATAATCATCTCTTTACTCTTTTGATTTTATCGCGTTGTGCTTGTTTTTCCGGGTAAAACTTGTTTAACATTTACGCTATTTAACAATAATTATTTGCGAAACAGTAATTTTAGATTTTCAGGAGCAATATGGAAAAAATCTGCATCGTAAAAAGACGGCGAGAACAAGCTCAACCGGATGTTAAATTTAAACCTGCACAGCCGGATAATAAAATTGATATTCTTCCGCCTCCAGTTGCAAAAAGCGACACCACTACCGGTAACCAAGCTCAACTATCCCATCATAAAAAAATAGTAGAAGAGTTTATGGACGATTCCACGTCCGTCATTTCCATTATTATGACAAAAGAGCAGTCAGCATTACTACAACAGTCGGAATACATAAAAGAATTATTAGGAGGGGCAAAGAAAGATCCGTCACTGGACATAAAAGTCAATCATGATGGCCAACTGGCTCTTAATTTTCGTTATAATGAATCCATACTGTTAAGAATGCTGTGCTCTAATCAGGTCTGTCAAATGCTTCAAGTCAGCAAAAGCTTCCTGCAGAAGCTTGTTAATGAAAAAAAGATAAACAGCTACAAACTGGGCAGAATGAGACGTTTTTTACTGGAAGACATTCTGGAGTATTTAAGTAATGACGAAGAATTCGCACAACTTAAAAAATGATGATGATCTTACTTAATTATTTAACATTGAAGGATAAATTATTTTTATCTTATAATAATTTGTAAGGAGAATACAGATGTACTGCGAATATTGGAATCTGAATAAGCCCCCTTTCGATAACGTTCCTGATTCTTCAATGTATGTCGATTGCCATGAATCCATGGAAGATGTCATTTCTGAAACAATTTTTGCTATCAAGGAAGGCAATGAATGTTTCGCTGTTATTGTAGGTGATGTGGGCTTAGGTAAAACTCTTTCTTTGCGAATTATAATCGACTCGCTGGAACCGGAAAAATATAAGGTCGCGTTAATCACCAACCCCTCACTTTCTTTCATACAACTGTTAAGAGAAATTATCGGACAAATAACCGGCAAGCAATGTACAGAAACAACGAAAGTCGATTTGCTGGAAATATTCAATCGTCTTTTATTTGAAACAAATGATCAGGGTAAAAAGATCGTAATTGTTATTGATGAATCCAATGTTCTATCTTCCGGTAATCTGGACGATCTGCGCCTTTTAACCAATATGCAGGATGATGATCGTAATCTTTTTACGTTGATTCTTGCCGGTCAGATGGAACTTGCACAGAAATTAGAAAATCCAAAACGAGCTAATTTATTTCAACGTATCGGCACTTATTGCCATATAGTAAAACTGCCTTCAGAGGAAGCTGTTCAGACTTACATTGAATCGAGACTCAGGCTGGCCGGGACTCAGGAAAAGATATTTGCTGATGACGCCATTCCTGTAATTTGGGAATTTTCTGAACATGGCGTTCCCCGTCTTATTAACAAAATTTGTAAACTTTGTTTGAAAGCAGGAGAAACAAACGAATTTAAGATGATATCCGGCGAAGTTGCCTCGCAAATAGCCGACCGTTTCCAAAAATTAAGCAAATTTTCTTTTCAAAAACACAAAACACAGAGCCCTCCGGAAATTGAATTGCCACCCCAGGAAAATATTTCAAACAAACCGGAAGTTAAAGAGTTGAAGAAAAAAACTAAATCTTCAACTCCCAGGAAGGCTGCACCTAAAACCAAATCTTCTTTAAAACCTGTTTCTTCTCAACCGGAATCCACGACTGGTGAAACTGAAGCATTCTCTCTAAAGCAGGCTCCGTCATTATCCATTTCTCCTGAACCGGAAATCGTTGCCGTTGAAGAGAAAGTGGTGCCCATCGCAGAGGTTTCTTCAACGCCTGTTCCTTCACTATCGGAAGCTACATCTGATGGAACTGAAGAAGCATCTCTAGAACAGGTTCCGTCAGCATCTATTCCTCTTCAGTCGGAAGTCATTCCCGTTGAAAAGAACGTGATGCCCATCGCAGAAGTTTCTTCAACGCCTGTTACTTCACTGTCGGAAGTTACAACCGAGGAAACTGAAGAAGCACCTCCCAAACAGGCGCAGTCAATTTCCATTTCTCCTGAGCCGGAAATCATTCCCGTTGAAAAGAACGTGGTGCCCATCGTAGATGTTTCTTCAACTCCTGTTACTTCAATGTCGGAAGTTATAACTGAGGAAACTGAAGAAGCACCTCCCAAACAGTCGCAGTCAATCTCCATTTCTCCTGAGCCGGAAATCATTTCCGTTGAAAAGAACGTGGTGCCCATCGTAGATGTTTCTTCAACTCCTGTTACTTCCCGACTGGATACTACGACTGATGAAACTATAGCAGGACCTCCAAAACAAGCGACGGCTGTTCCCCTTTCTTCTCAACCGGAAGTCATTCCCTTTGAAAAGAAAATTATACCACCCTTAAGAGCTTCCGCAGAAGATATTCCTCTTCAAGGAAGAGCGAAGGCTGCTGAATCCAAGGTCGTACCTCTGGCACGCACATCCACAACTTATGTTCCGCTTCAACAAGAAGCTAAGGTTGTTGGAACAAAAACAGCACCTCCGATACAAGCTTCTTCAACTCCAGCAGAAAAAAATGAAGAACAGCCGGTAAAAGATGAGCAAGAAGTTTACGAAGAGGTATTAATCGGTAAACAGAAAATTAAAATGTCTATTCCTGAAAATGTTATAAGACAGGCAAAACTGGCAAATTCCGAAAGTAAAAACAAACTGGCCGGATATTGGTCAGCGCAAGTGATCAAAGAAAATCCGCATGTCATGCATTCACCGCTTATTGATCCGGTTTCCATTTGGTTTGAAATCAAAAATGTTATTTTAAACAAGTTCAACAACACCTCATATCCAAACTGAGGTTATGAAATAATTATAATAATCCATGGATAAAGAATTCTCAGAAAAGAATACTGCCTATAATTCCAATAATGCTTATCCGAAATATAACAAACTGACCATTGCCAGCCGCAAGAAGGATATTGAAAAATACAATAAGGCTGTTGAGGATTATAACAAACTGGGTTTAGTTCATCTGGAGAATAAAAATTATGATGAGGCTTTAAACTATTTTCAAAAAATTGCAGAACTTGAACCAGATAATCCTAAAACATTCATCAATATAGGATATATATATGAAAAAATAGATATGCTCGATTCTGCAAAAAAATGCTACGAAAAATCACTGAAACTAAAAGCTGATAACATCGAGGCAATTATCAAAATCGGTAATATACTGGAGCGGCAAGGTGATTATCATCATGCCGTCAAACAATACAAAAAGGCTATCGGGATCGCTTCGCAAGATGTAGAGCCACGTTTTTGTTTAGCAACTTTGTACGACAAGCACGATATGTATGATGAAGCAGCAGATGAATATGAAAATATTATCAAGATTAACCCGCTGCATACCAAGGCTCTTTACAATTTGGGCAGAATTTATTTTCAATATGGAAACTATGCTAAAGCCTCAAAGAATTTTAAAACTGTTTTAGAACTGGAACCGGAAAACGCCGATGCCTGGAATGATCTTGGCTCTGTTTATGAAATAACTAATAATGTTAACGAAGCGATATCTACTTACAGCAGGGCTCTTGAAGTTGATCCCTTTCACGAAGAAACTAATTTTAATCTGGCCAATATCCAATATTCATTATATTTATCGTACCCCCAAAGCATCGACATTAATGATATTATCCAACGTCTTAATTTTGTCCTTGTTCGAAATCCTGATAATAAAAAAGTCCGGAAACTTCTCAATGAAATAAACTCATCACAATAGAAAAATCATAAATTTATCCCAGATTACATAACAGAAGAAAATGAAACGTTTTGAAATTTTTTTGTCATTTCGACCGAAGGGAGAAATCTTAGTAAACGAAAACGATAAAGATTTCTCGTCGTCCCGACGCATCGGAACTCCTCGAAATGACAGCTTTGATTTTTTAGACGTCTATTACGTAATCCGGGTTTATTATTTTTTTAAAAAAGCTTTTTTCGGATGAGCATCTGCTGAACGCAGATAGACAGGCACAAACGTTTCTGCATCAAGTATTTCATTCCGCTTGAATTTTTCTATCCCTAAAATAGCCACAGATGAAGCGCGAATATATTGCTGCTGTTGTGAAGCAACAAAAATATTTTTTTTCTTTGTACCACTGATAATATCTGCATATTTGATTGCCCCGTCACCGACAAATAAAGCTTCCTGTTTAAAATCAGGATCAATGTCAGTCGGATTTACAACTTCATCTGCGCCTATTTGTTCCAAAAGATTTTTCTGATTATACCGAAAATACGCCACATAAACCTGTCCTCTTCCGGCGTCCATTACAGAACAAATGATTTTTGAATTGTCGCTTATATTCAATGCAAGAGCCGCAAGAGAAGAAACTCCGACGGCGGGCCTTCCTGTTGCAAACATAAATCCTTTGAGCGTACTGGCTCCAATACGCAGTCCTGTAAACGAACCGGGACCGATCGTACAGACAAATAAATCAAAATCGGTAATTTTTATTCTTGTCTGAAGACAGGCTTGATCAATGGCAGGCAAAAGCACTTCCGAATGATTTATATCAACATTGATTATGGTATCATAAAGAACAGCATTATCCTGCAAGATTGCTACAGCAACGGTTTGGAAAGAAGTATCAAAAGCTAAAGTCAACATAGCTCACTTAAAATATTTTGTAATATCATTGATAAATTTTATGTTTAACCGCTCAATGTCAATAAAAATAACAAAAAGCATTAACATCAATAAAATAGCAAAACCGATTTGCTGGGATATTTCTTTCACTTTCATGCTTATTTCTCTTCTGGTTACAATTTCAATTATGTAGAAGAAGATATGGCCGCCATCGAGAACAGGGATGGGGAAAAGATTAATTACTCCCAGGTTTATGGAAAGCACGGCCATAAAAAGAATGAAAGGAATTATGCCTTCTTTTACCTGAGCACCGGCGACCTGAGCAATAAAAATCGGCCCACCTAAAGTTCGTGGCGAAATAATACCCTCAAATATTTTAACCACAGAAATAACTGTCAGTTTGCTAATCTCCCAGGTCTTGTTTAGCGAGGAGATAATCGCATCCCAGGGATTTTTCCTTTCTACCACCATATCTCCGGCAGGAGAAACTCCAATAAGATATCTGGATTCTTCTTCACCAAAAATATTTTTTGCTTTAGATAATCTTGGCTTAATTAAAAGATGCTTCTTCTCCACTCCCCTCTCGATAGCAACGTCAACGTCTTTGCCTTTACTTTTAGCTATTGCCGATTTTATATCTTCCCAAAAGATAATTTTTTGTCCATTAATGGAAATGATTTTATCGCCACTCAGCATACCAGCTTCCATAGAGGCGCTTTCTTTTTGCACTGCTCCAACGACAGCGGTTAGATTAGGTAAACCGTACATGAAAACAAAAGCAAATATTACTATAGCCAAGAAGAAGTTAAAAACGGGACCAGCTAAAACAATTAACATGCGTTTCCATACCGCCTGTTTATAAAACGATCTTTTTTCATCTTCCGGCGATAATTCTTCATTACCTGACTCACCCAAAAGTTTTACAAATCCGCCCAAAGGTATCCAGGAAAGCGCATATTCGGTTTCTCCAACTTTCTTACTAACGATCTTAGGTCCAAAACCGAGAGAAAACTTTAAAACGCCTACACCGGCAATTCGAGCGGCTATAAAATGTCCAAATTCATGAACAAAAATAAGAACACCTAGTAATATTATAAAAGAAATTAAGGTAATCATTACATTATCCTTTCTATTATTTTGCTAGTCTCTCTTCTTGCCCATAAATCGGCTTGCAGAATATCCTCTAAAGAAGGAGTGTTAATTGAATTATGAACATCAAGAACAGTTTCTATGATCTTAGGCAAATCAATAAAACGAACTTTCTTTTCCATGAATGCAGCTACAGCGATTTCATCAGCGGCATTTAAAACAACCGGAGCCGTGCCGCCGCAAATACCTGCTGCGTAGGCAAGACCAAGACAAGGAAATTTCTTTATATCCGGATTGCGAAATTCCAAATTTCCTGTTTTTACAAGATTCAAAGACGGAAGATCATTGATTATCCTTTCCGGATAAGTTAAGGCATAAGCAATAGGCAATTTCATATCCGGTATTCCCATTTGCGCCAAAAAAGCTCCGTCAACAAATTCCACCATGGAATGCACTATGCTTTGCGGATGAATTAAAACATCGATATGGCTGAAATCAACATTAAAAAACCATTTAGCCTCGATAACCTCTAATCCCTTGTTCATCATCGAAGCAGAATCAATAGTTACTTTCTTCCCCATCTTCCAGTTGGGATGACGCAATGTTTGACTGAGACTGACTTTCTTTAATTCATTTCTGGTAATATTTAGGAATGGACCTCCGGAAGCCGTCAAAATTATTCGCCGCAAATTTTCTCGCTTCTGTCCTTCTAAACATTGAAATATTGCGCTGTGTTCACTGTCAATGGGGATAATTTTTACTCTTTTTTTTATCGCTCTTCTGGTTACAATTTCCCCAGCCATAACCATCGTTTCCTTGTTGGCTAAAGCAATATCTTTGCCCGCTTCAATTGCCGCAATCGTCGGTATTAAACCAGCGGAACCTGATATAGCGGAAATGACGACATCCGCCGAAGGAAATGAAGCAACCTCTTTCAGTCCTTCTTTATCATAAAATATTTTAACCTTATTTTTATTTGTTAAGGAATCATGAAGTTGAAGAGCGGTTTCTTTAGTGCTTACGGCAACCACTTTAGGCTTAAATTTTTCTATTTGTTTTTTGAGCAGCGCTATATTTTTTCCGGCGGCAAGCGCCACGACTTGAAAACGTTCAGGATTTTTTCCAATAACATCCAGCGCACTGCATCCAATCGAACCTGTTGATCCCAAAATCGTTATTTTTTTCATTTATCCAATTATAAATATTCGGTAATAATAAACAAAGGGAGCAATAAAAAGCAGGCAATCCAGACGATCAAGGATGCCCCCGTGACCGGGCAGAATTGAACCCGCATCCTTAAGCCCGTAATTTCTTTTAATAGCAGATTCACAAATATCACCCAGCTGCCCGATAATACTGCCGGTAAAGGCAAGAATTAGTATTTGCGTAACCGGTATTTCCGGTAAGAAGTAGTAACTGAAGATCAGACAAGCACTTGTGCTTCCCAAGACCAATCCAGCCAAACCTTCCACAGTTTTACCGGGACTGACAAAAGGAGCAAGTTTATGTTTGCCGAAATATTTACCCGCATATAACGCAAATATATCACCGATAAATGCGAGAAATAAAACAAAAAATATCCACTCTATTCCTTTATCCATCATTCGCAATGAAATGAAATATGACATCAGAAAAGGTATATATATCATGCCAAAGATTACTTTAAAGACCGATAAAACATCAAACTTTGATTCTTTAATCGACAGGACAAATATTATAAAAACAATCAACACGGCAAAGGCAAAAATGGCAAGTAACTGCTGATTATTCCCCAATAAGACAGACAAAGGAATAATTACCGCCAGAATCAGACCTTCAATTTTTTCCTTTACGAAACCATTCCCGAAAACTATGTGATTGTATTCCCAAACTCCACCCATGATAAAGAAAATAACAAGGGCCGCAAATATTTCTTTTGAACCGAACACGATAATTAAAACTAATATCGGAGCAAGGGCAAGACCTGTCACCCATCTTTTTAATAATGAATTTGACGTTTTTGCCATATTTTCAAATCCTAGCTTTTCTCTTCACTATTCATCATTCTCTATTTACTATTTACTCTTCTCTTCTTTCAACTGTTCACTGGTCAGACCAAAACGTCTTTCACGTTTCTGATAACTGGCAATTGCTTTAAAAAGATCATCCTTTGTAAAATCAGGCCAGAGAACATTGGTAAAATAGAGTTCCGTGTAAGCCATCTGCCAGAGCAAGAAATTACTGATGCGATATTCGCCGCTGGTACGAATCAACAAATCCGGATCAGGAATTCCGAAAGTATACAAATAACGATCAAAAGTTTCTTTATTAATATCATTTATATCAATTTTACCTGTTTTATTATCTTGAACAATTCTTCTTACAGCACTGATAATCTCATCTTTTCCACCGTAGCTCAAAGCCAGATTTAAAACCATCTTGTCATTCTTTGCCGTGCATTCTTTTGTCTGTAAGAGTTTCTTTTGTACAGCCGGATGCAGACGATCTATTTCACCTATTGTTGTGAGCCGGATTCCCTGTTTTTGCAACTGTTTTGTTTCTTTGGTTAAATATTCGTCCAGTAAAAACATTAAAGCTTCAACTTCCTTTGCCGGACGTTCCCAATTTTCTATGGAAAAAGCGTATAGGGTTAGATATTGTATACCGATTTCGCGACATGTTGTTACGGTTGTTCTGACTGCCTGAGCTCCTTGTTTATGTCCCCGAATTCTACCTATTGCATGTTGTTTAGCCCAACGACCATTGCCATCCATAATTATGGCTATGTGTCGTGGTAATTTATTCCAGTCAATCTTTATCACTAATTTAGCTCCAAATTGATTTATCACTCTAATAGAGAGAACACTTTTTTTCAACAAGGAATCTTAGTTTAGTATAATCAAACAATATCTAAAAATTAACATTAAACAAAACAGTATGATTAATCCTTCTTGCCATTTCGCTTTCAAAGGATAACGAGGCGGCGAGGAGGAGGCTCCGCAGGCGTATTATTAATACGTTGAGGAAGCTGACGACGATGCCAACAAAGTTAGCCGCAGAAAGCGAACTGGCGGCAAAAAAACAAATGGGGAGCTTGTGACTCCCCATTTATGTATTTATGTAAAGTCCGGTTTAAATCTCCATTATTTCTTTTTCTTTGGCTGCAAGTACCTTGTCTGTTTTTTCGATATACTGGTTAGTTAATTTTTGAACTTCATCCTGTGCAGCGAAAAGCTCATCTTCAGCCATATTATTGTTCTTTTTCAAATTTTTTAATTCTTCATTAGCATCCCTGCGGGCATTTCGTAATTTGACTTTTCCTTCTTCTGCCATCTTTTTAACAACTTTAACCAGTTCTTTGCGCCGTTCTTCTGTCAATTGGGGAATAGATAGACGCACTACTTTGCCATCATTTGATGGCGTCAAACCTAAATCCGATTTTTGAATAGCCTTCTCAATTGCACCAATTACCGAGGCATCCCATGGAACAATAAGAATTAGACGGTTTTCCGGAATAGAAATATTGGCAACTTGATTAAGGGGAGTAGCGGCACCGTAATAATCAACCTTTATTCCATCCAGAAGCGCAACGGATGCTCTGCCTGTTCTCACTCTGCTGAAGGATTTACTTAGACTAACAATTGTTTTTTCCATTTCGTCTTTAAATTTTTGAAAAATAGTTTCTTTCATATCATTCTCCTACATAAGTGCCAATTTTGAGACCACAAATTGCCCTACGGATATTACCTTTCTTTTGCAAATTAAAAACAATAATAGGCAGTAAATTATCCCGACAAAGCGATATTGACGTTGCATCCATTACTTTAAGGTTTTTCGTTAACACTTCGATATAACTAATATTTTTAAACATGATCGCTTTTTTATTCTTTACCGGATCGCTGTCATATACTCCATCGACCTTAGTGGCCTTCATTATAACATCAGCTTTGATTTCCATAGCCCTTAAAGATGCCGCTGTATCCGTAGTAAAATAAGGATTGCCGGTCCCACCGGCAAATATAACTACTCTTCCCTTTTCTAAATGGCGAATGGCTCTTCGCTGAATAAACGGTTCGGCAATTTCATGCATTTCAATCGATGATTGTACCCGCGTAGGTATGCCACACCTCTCCAACGCGCTTTGCAGAGCCAGGCTATTAATCACAGTAGCCAGCATACCCATGTAATCGGCTGAAATTCGGTCTATACCCCTGGAACCGGATTCTAATCCTCGAAAGATATTGCCGCCTCCAACAACAATTCCAATTTGAATATTAAGATCGGAAACAGATTTTATCTCCTGGGCAATGAAATTAGCCACATCCGGATCAATTCCGAACGGCTGTTTGCCTAAAAGAGATTCTCCGCTCAATTTCAATAATATTCTTTTATAAACGGCTTTTTCTTTTATTTTACCCACCTATTTTTTAATTTCCTCTCCCAGTTGAAATCTTGCAAATCTGCGAATAACAACATTCTCACCGGTTTTGGCTATGGTGTTACTTAAAAGCGTCCCGATAGTAATATCCGTGTCCTTTATGAATTTCTGCTCAACCAGACAGACTTCTTCGTAATATTTTTTGAGTTTACCTTCAATTATCTTATCCCATATTTTTTCCGGTTTTTTCTCTTCCTGCAACTGACTACGGTAAATTTCTTTCTCTCTTTCTAAAACGTCGGCTGGAACTTCATCCGACCGAACATAAAGCGGATTTGATGCCGCGATATGCATGGCAATATCTTTGGCCATTTTTTGAAAATCATCTGTCTTTGCCACAAAATCAGTTTCGCAATTTATTTCCACCATAACGCCAATTTTGCCACCCATATGAATATAAGAAGCTACCGTACCATCTTTAGCAGCTTTAGAAGATCTTT
The sequence above is a segment of the Deltaproteobacteria bacterium HGW-Deltaproteobacteria-2 genome. Coding sequences within it:
- a CDS encoding isoprenyl transferase, coding for MKIDWNKLPRHIAIIMDGNGRWAKQHAIGRIRGHKQGAQAVRTTVTTCREIGIQYLTLYAFSIENWERPAKEVEALMFLLDEYLTKETKQLQKQGIRLTTIGEIDRLHPAVQKKLLQTKECTAKNDKMVLNLALSYGGKDEIISAVRRIVQDNKTGKIDINDINKETFDRYLYTFGIPDPDLLIRTSGEYRISNFLLWQMAYTELYFTNVLWPDFTKDDLFKAIASYQKRERRFGLTSEQLKEEKSK
- a CDS encoding ABC transporter, with product MIKLHELTKDYGTTIAVNKLSLNVAAGEIYGFIGPNGAGKTTTIRLMGGILAPTSGNIIIGGFDMAQNPVEAKQMIGFVPDRPFLYEKLTGMEFLRFSADLYNVRHDTFPQKAQQLLQQFALADWADELIEAYSHGMKQRLIIASALLHDPRILIIDEPMVGLDPAAVRMVKDILKELAAHQTTIFISTHTLSIAEDLCHRIGLIHKGMLLAQGTLDELKHIANLGEARLEEVFLTIIKENTFI
- the tsaB gene encoding tRNA (adenosine(37)-N6)-threonylcarbamoyltransferase complex dimerization subunit type 1 TsaB, whose product is MLTLAFDTSFQTVAVAILQDNAVLYDTIINVDINHSEVLLPAIDQACLQTRIKITDFDLFVCTIGPGSFTGLRIGASTLKGFMFATGRPAVGVSSLAALALNISDNSKIICSVMDAGRGQVYVAYFRYNQKNLLEQIGADEVVNPTDIDPDFKQEALFVGDGAIKYADIISGTKKKNIFVASQQQQYIRASSVAILGIEKFKRNEILDAETFVPVYLRSADAHPKKAFLKK
- a CDS encoding ribosome recycling factor, which gives rise to MKETIFQKFKDEMEKTIVSLSKSFSRVRTGRASVALLDGIKVDYYGAATPLNQVANISIPENRLILIVPWDASVIGAIEKAIQKSDLGLTPSNDGKVVRLSIPQLTEERRKELVKVVKKMAEEGKVKLRNARRDANEELKNLKKNNNMAEDELFAAQDEVQKLTNQYIEKTDKVLAAKEKEIMEI
- a CDS encoding RIP metalloprotease RseP, yielding MITLISFIILLGVLIFVHEFGHFIAARIAGVGVLKFSLGFGPKIVSKKVGETEYALSWIPLGGFVKLLGESGNEELSPEDEKRSFYKQAVWKRMLIVLAGPVFNFFLAIVIFAFVFMYGLPNLTAVVGAVQKESASMEAGMLSGDKIISINGQKIIFWEDIKSAIAKSKGKDVDVAIERGVEKKHLLIKPRLSKAKNIFGEEESRYLIGVSPAGDMVVERKNPWDAIISSLNKTWEISKLTVISVVKIFEGIISPRTLGGPIFIAQVAGAQVKEGIIPFILFMAVLSINLGVINLFPIPVLDGGHIFFYIIEIVTRREISMKVKEISQQIGFAILLMLMLFVIFIDIERLNIKFINDITKYFK
- a CDS encoding 1-deoxy-D-xylulose-5-phosphate reductoisomerase, with product MKKITILGSTGSIGCSALDVIGKNPERFQVVALAAGKNIALLKKQIEKFKPKVVAVSTKETALQLHDSLTNKNKVKIFYDKEGLKEVASFPSADVVISAISGSAGLIPTIAAIEAGKDIALANKETMVMAGEIVTRRAIKKRVKIIPIDSEHSAIFQCLEGQKRENLRRIILTASGGPFLNITRNELKKVSLSQTLRHPNWKMGKKVTIDSASMMNKGLEVIEAKWFFNVDFSHIDVLIHPQSIVHSMVEFVDGAFLAQMGIPDMKLPIAYALTYPERIINDLPSLNLVKTGNLEFRNPDIKKFPCLGLAYAAGICGGTAPVVLNAADEIAVAAFMEKKVRFIDLPKIIETVLDVHNSINTPSLEDILQADLWARRETSKIIERIM
- a CDS encoding UMP kinase; this encodes MGKIKEKAVYKRILLKLSGESLLGKQPFGIDPDVANFIAQEIKSVSDLNIQIGIVVGGGNIFRGLESGSRGIDRISADYMGMLATVINSLALQSALERCGIPTRVQSSIEMHEIAEPFIQRRAIRHLEKGRVVIFAGGTGNPYFTTDTAASLRAMEIKADVIMKATKVDGVYDSDPVKNKKAIMFKNISYIEVLTKNLKVMDATSISLCRDNLLPIIVFNLQKKGNIRRAICGLKIGTYVGE